GCACGCTCCACGCTCCCTTAGTTGATGGTTCTTCGGCCCCCACCGCTTTTGACCGCGTCGGGTTCGTCAGGGTAAATCGAACAGTCCGATATCATCAACTGAACACAGCCCTCTCCAACAACATGCTCAAGTTTCTTCAAAAGCAAAAGCAGCCGTTAAAGCCAGCATTCATTGCAATGCTGAAAAGCCATCACGCCTTAGAACCAGAAAAGATAACGTCCTAAATATTGCGCTCAATTGAGAGCCAGCCCTGGCTCTGGTATGGATTTGATTACCAACATCAACCAACCCAGAACCAAGGACTGACCATGACGAATGTACCAGAAGATCACACCAGTGAAGAGATCCGGGATGCATTTCAGATTAACGGCGAGGCCGTGCGAGGGCATCTCGACGAGCTTGTCCGCTCGACCGTCGAGGAGACGCTGAACCAGATGCTCGATGCCGAGGCGGACCAGCTGTGCGGGGCGAAGCGTTATGAGCGATCGCCTGATCGCGTCGACTCGCGGGCAGGTTCGTACTCACGGAAGCTGCATACCAAGGCAGGCGAAGTCGACCTGAAAGTGCCTCGGCTGCGAAGCTTACCGTTCGAGACGCAGATCATCGAACGCTACAAACGGCGTGAATCGAGCGTCGAAGAGGCGTTGGTTGAGATGTACCTGGTAGGCGTGTCGGTGCGCCGTGTCGAGGACATCGCCGAAGCCCTGTGGGGCATCCGGTTCAGTTCGAGCACTGTCAGCGAACTGAACCAGAAGATCTACGAGCGGATCGACGCCTGGCGGAATCGGCCCCTGGAAGGAGAGCATCCGTACATGATGCTGGATGGCATCTGGCTGAAACGAAGCTGGGGCGGCGAGGTGAAGAACGTCGCCGTGCTGGTTGCCGTGGGCGTTCGCAGTGATGGACATCGCGAGATTCTAGGCGTGGCGGAAGGAACCAAGGAAGACAGCGAGAGCTGGCGAACGTTCCTGCGTTACCTGAAAGAACGCGGC
The sequence above is a segment of the Bremerella alba genome. Coding sequences within it:
- a CDS encoding IS256 family transposase yields the protein MTNVPEDHTSEEIRDAFQINGEAVRGHLDELVRSTVEETLNQMLDAEADQLCGAKRYERSPDRVDSRAGSYSRKLHTKAGEVDLKVPRLRSLPFETQIIERYKRRESSVEEALVEMYLVGVSVRRVEDIAEALWGIRFSSSTVSELNQKIYERIDAWRNRPLEGEHPYMMLDGIWLKRSWGGEVKNVAVLVAVGVRSDGHREILGVAEGTKEDSESWRTFLRYLKERGLQGVRLITSDKCLGLVEALGEFFPEAAWQRCIVHFYRNVLKDVPRGKSRDVAAMLKAVHAQEDRAAAQEKAELVTEKLTSLRLGASAKCFREGVEETLAYMAFPREHWTRLRSNNMLERIMKEIRRRTRVVGAFPDGQSALMLVAARLRHIAGTKWGTRRYLDMDRLDEPSEAGEALT